One Methylocaldum marinum DNA window includes the following coding sequences:
- a CDS encoding GAF domain-containing protein gives MQPTILDALADGLIRVTDEERPRLGKTATPAVFAVFASGSGQFLGFVTSEEIAQAPDRIFADLVPRMVLPCLERKTSIAAALTLMERENESILPVVDDDGAFIGAVTRPRLLERLLDHYQMLSATLEEEQRQLRQWSTRLGELNQASRTLMALMAHVEGEEDMAQHGIHVLATLLRAHYGAVGIVDEQGRLERFFVTGIGREDIERIGHWPKGKGLLGVVVETNQSLRLDDLTRDSRSAGFPPGHPPMKTLLAVPIADDGKVYGRVYLCDKLNGEAFTEEDEVLATTFAHSLALALIQSREQAQRRKAEQETQRLLNENRLLTRKLFRAQEEERKRVARELHDELGQYLTAMQADLAMMSSLSAQCHPEIHRCAQTVDALLTRFHDTVRSLIENLRPPLLDQLGLAEALEELVNDYRSHYRKISWKLTIIGDLGALDETLGITAYRIVQECASNIGRHARATQAEITVCESAACQGEACQRHFGPPPADSDSVRLLIKDNGVGLSSREAKRGLGLLGVRERVEALGGVFSVESQSGQGTCVAIEIPSQARP, from the coding sequence GTGCAACCGACCATCCTGGACGCCTTGGCGGACGGGCTAATCAGGGTCACGGACGAAGAACGCCCGAGGCTCGGCAAGACTGCCACACCGGCCGTCTTCGCGGTCTTTGCTTCGGGAAGCGGCCAATTCCTAGGCTTCGTGACCAGTGAGGAAATCGCCCAGGCACCTGACCGCATCTTCGCCGATCTCGTTCCGAGAATGGTTCTGCCCTGCCTGGAACGGAAGACATCCATCGCCGCAGCGCTTACTCTCATGGAGCGGGAGAACGAGTCAATCTTGCCGGTAGTGGACGATGACGGCGCCTTCATCGGAGCCGTGACCCGTCCGCGTTTGCTCGAGCGATTGCTCGATCATTATCAAATGCTTTCGGCCACGCTCGAAGAGGAGCAGCGGCAGCTTCGCCAGTGGTCGACCCGGCTCGGAGAACTCAACCAGGCGTCCCGTACGCTGATGGCCTTGATGGCCCATGTCGAGGGAGAAGAAGACATGGCGCAACACGGCATCCATGTGCTGGCGACCCTGTTGCGCGCGCATTACGGCGCGGTGGGCATCGTTGACGAGCAGGGCAGGCTGGAACGCTTTTTCGTCACCGGCATCGGTCGCGAAGACATCGAGCGCATCGGCCATTGGCCGAAAGGGAAAGGACTGCTGGGCGTGGTGGTTGAGACAAACCAGTCGTTGCGGCTCGACGATCTGACTCGCGATTCCCGATCGGCGGGATTTCCGCCCGGCCACCCGCCGATGAAAACCCTTCTGGCCGTACCGATCGCCGATGACGGCAAGGTATACGGCCGCGTTTATCTGTGCGACAAACTCAACGGCGAGGCCTTTACCGAGGAAGACGAGGTGCTCGCCACCACTTTCGCGCACAGCCTGGCGCTCGCCCTGATTCAGTCGCGCGAACAGGCGCAACGGCGTAAAGCCGAGCAGGAAACGCAGCGCTTGCTGAACGAAAACCGCTTGCTGACCCGAAAACTGTTCAGAGCCCAGGAAGAAGAGCGCAAGCGCGTAGCGCGCGAACTGCACGACGAGCTCGGTCAATACCTGACCGCGATGCAGGCGGACCTCGCAATGATGTCGTCGCTCAGCGCACAGTGCCACCCCGAGATTCATCGCTGCGCGCAAACCGTCGATGCCTTGCTGACCCGTTTTCACGACACCGTGCGCAGCCTGATCGAGAATCTGCGCCCGCCCCTGCTCGATCAACTGGGGCTGGCCGAGGCACTGGAAGAGCTGGTCAACGACTACCGCTCGCATTATCGCAAGATCAGTTGGAAACTGACCATCATCGGTGATCTCGGCGCTCTCGATGAAACCCTCGGGATCACGGCCTATCGAATCGTCCAGGAATGCGCGAGCAACATCGGGAGGCATGCCCGGGCGACGCAAGCCGAGATCACCGTTTGCGAGAGCGCCGCATGTCAGGGAGAAGCGTGTCAGCGCCATTTCGGGCCACCGCCCGCCGACTCCGATTCCGTGCGCCTATTGATCAAGGACAACGGCGTCGGTTTGTCGTCCCGGGAAGCGAAGCGGGGACTCGGATTGCTGGGCGTCCGCGAACGCGTCGAAGCGCTGGGCGGAGTGTTCAGCGTGGAAAGCCAGAGTGGGCAGGGAACCTGCGTGGCAATCGAAATCCCGAGCCAGGCCAGACCATGA